Sequence from the Notamacropus eugenii isolate mMacEug1 chromosome 6, mMacEug1.pri_v2, whole genome shotgun sequence genome:
gacttgtccagggtcacatagctatgaCAATTTTTAATGCTGTACTATGCTGACATCAAAATTTAACAACAATCCAAGGGCTTTAAACTTAGCTTTGACATGATGTCCTTGACAAACTGGGATTCAGATAGTCTGTTCAATGAAGATCCCTACTAAAAATTGGTCACTTTCTTAGAATACACTGAAATTGAAAGAAAGGCACACTGTactacacacataaacacacctACAAAAGCAAAATATCTTGAACATCCTTTACTCCACActtacttccctccttcccttcatgTTTTGTAATACTACTACAACATAACGTATATTTATTATGGTCTTTCTATTTTGGAATacaatttagagttgaaaagaaactGACTCTCCATAAACTGCAATTATTATTTAACTTGCAAAACCTTTAAAGATACTAAAACTTATCCTTGctataaagggagaaaaaggaagattgACTCTTAATGAAAGATCACAAAGTACTTGTAGTTACTTGTTTAAAAATAAGGATCAAATTTTAATCCCTATGTTTCAGGCCACAATACTTAAGGATCAAAACATCCCAAATGCTTCAAGGAATATGTTCATTGAAAGTCAAAAACTTGGCAAGTTTCAACAATGTCCAGTACAAtcaggaaaaataattaaattttatgaGATTGCCAATAATAGTAATGCTAcagctttgaaaaacttaagaaagcATGCTCTGGGATATTACTATGCTAATGTAAAATCGTTTTCACCaccttgtgaccttggggaagtcacagctttcctgaacttcagttttctcatgagtaaaattagaaggttggattgcatgacctctgaggttcctacCACCTCTACATCTACGATCTGATGACATACTTAGACTACTagcaacagctagcatttatctagcactttaaggtcaaaaaatgcttcacaaatattatcttattttatccttataacaaccctgggaaggaaacattatcattatctatattttacaaatgaggaaactaaggcagacaaaggtgaggtcatttgcccaagttcacatagctagtgagtatgtgaaggtgaatttgaactcaggtctcccttatTCCAAGTTCAGAACTCTATCATCTAcgtgtgacacctagctgccaataACTGCCAACAACGAAGATCAGAAGGCCAACTCTAAGTGGTGCCTAGATAGACCAAAGGAAGTATAAGGCAGACATTCATCAGAAATTTATACATGTAATACACATGGATAAAGGTTAATGATATGAAATGATTTATACAACCAATCCTGTAAATCATATTGCATATACTGGACCAGAATTTCCATGAACTGAGTCTATTGTTTAAAATAGGTGAAGCAGaatacaaaaaaaccaaaacacaagagaaatttACTATTGATCAGCTATTTAAAAGTAAGTTTATAGTAGCTAAGTTTTCTATTACAACGTGACAGTTCCACTGACTCTCAATATCAAAGATACTTTAAATAGAAAAAGTACTGCCGAATTCCTTTTATCACACTAACCAttatgaaggttaaaaaaaaccaaacgaGACCAGTCCTATTTGACAATGATCCCTCCCGAACGTTGTCtttaaacataaataaaaacGCCCCTAAACACGatcaaacatttcatttttaagttaTCCTTTCTCAATTCCATGCAAGGTAATGAGCTAATGATATTaggaaatgatattttaaaaattatatatatgtatgtatatatattacacacatatatctaaacacacatacattataCTTCTGAAAATATTACCCAAGTTTTAAGATGAGTTTGCACTGATGAAAGCACCTAATTCTAAACACATATAATCATACCCATCTCACAACTTCTACCTGAAATTGGCATTTAGGGAATAGAGGCAGTTTTGGAATATGAATCAATAATCCATAATGAAATTTATCCACACTGTAACTTATTATGATGTACATGTTATACTATGAGAACATGCTAGCTAccactcaaaaaacaaacaaggaacACATTATAGCCCAGAAAATAAAGGATGGATGGGCAAGAAACACTTCCAAACATTTAGTAGGTTGTATCTGAATACATGTGAAACAAACTAAATGGAAATATTGATCAACTCTAAAACTGACTTATAGAAGTAATGTATTTTTCCAcaatgggaaaacaaaatatatttgtataagcaaattaggaaaaaatCCCCCTTTTCATAAAATACATGAAAGAACTATATAATAACAaagatacatattatatattcagTTAAGAGGCCATTTATCATGACCACATAATAAAAATCCAGTATTGAAGCAAAGTCCAATGCAACTATCCCATGAAGAATTCAGAACCACCCTTTATAGGCATATTTTAAACctcttccttgtttttctaaaTATATACACACTGCTATCTGGAGCAGGGAAAAGCCAAGAGATATTCTTACTGTAAATAAGGCACGTCTTATGAAACTGAGAAGTTATAAATACACCAATTCAAAACTGCCCTGACACATTTCATTTCCAATATAAGTAAAACAAGTTGCCTATTTGGTAACTTCAGATATGTCAAGTCTGTAAAAGTCTCTTAACAATTACAAAAGTGGTTAGTTTTTAATATGAAAAACCACAATGCCACTCCCCCCCCATAAAACTTGTGGGTAATAGATCCTTAGAttcaattttgcttttcaaagaaaaaaatccctaattttttgaattaaaagtaacatatatacatgtatatttatatactacTCTATATAGAGGATATTTAAACACTACTCTAATTAACTTAGAGAAACCATCAAATTGACAAGGAAGGAATCCTGGCACTGGACAATTAAAAGTAAATGTAGTGAGTTGATAAGTATAAAATAAACAACACTTACTGAACAAAAACACAAAATCGAAAACAGGAACTACTGCAAAATGAAAGCAGTACtctttgttcaaaatttttgaagtaattttcaaagagttgcttagggatttttttttttttgctcctcaTTCAAAAGTAAGCAGCAACCTACTAAACAGAATCCAGGCACATCAAATGACAAACtttgaaacaaaattaaaaccaCAGGTCAGAACATATATAAATTTAACAGCTGAAAGGACAATGCAAAGGTAAACTTGAAGATTTTAGAAGCAAATTTTGAAATCGagatgcaattttaaaaaataatagacaaCAACTCACCTTGACACATTTTCTGGAATGTATTCTAGAACTGGATACCCATCGTTTCTTCTGGATGATAAGTCACTGTGTGATTTCCAGGACTCAACTAATGTATTGACTGGAGGAAATGAGCTCAAATGTGAAAAGGACTGATCTCTTCCAATAGGTCTGGATAGAGATATTGTGCCTTGAGCTCCAATCCTGTAGTGAAAAGACTGTCCACCTGAATTTACACCAACAATGGCAGAGGAAGGCAGGCTGTTTTCTTGGTAATAGCTACCATCATCAAGCTCTTGTTTAATTCCCATAGGCAGGCCCGGATTTGGAAATCCACTGCCTTCACAACTGCCATCAAATGATGAAACAGGTGGTCCTAAAATTCCAGATAGAGAATAATAGTCTTTATCATCcatgaaggaaaaataggaacCATCCATAAATGGAAATGGATTTACTGTTTGATTCCCTTTAAAAGAAGTACCTGAGCATGAATGCTTGGCTGACTCTTGTTTTACTGGTACTGAGAATTGGGAATCAGAATTGACTTTGCTATTTGCTCCAAGACATGAGCTACTGAAAGCTCCATCTGGTTCAGATTTTATATACTGTACGATGTTTAGTTGACTAGCCACACCATTATTAGAGATGgaattttctatttcctctgtTTTAGGAAATGTCACTTCTTGAGCACCTCTCTCATTTGTTTCTGGGCTAGGAACAACATCCTGGGTTGTACTGGATCCAACCGATGTGGCAGAAGCAGCAAAGCTGAAGGCATTGTTTCCTGGGCTGCAGATAGACGATCCCACAGTGCTAGCAGCTGGACTAGAAAGAGTAGACCTGTTATTTGTATTGGAAGGGCTGGAAACAGAGCACCTTGAGTTGTTGATATTTGCAGGACTGGACACAGAGGATCGCATGGTGACATTACTAGGGCTAGAGACAGGAGATTTCACACTACAATGACTAGGAGGGCTTGAAATTGGGGATTTCATGCTACTTATTGGACTAGACAGAGGAGAACCTACATTGCTAGCATGTGCAGGGCTATGCGACACAGAGCTTCGATTTTCAACATTCGGGGAACATGGCAAAGGAGTTCCCTGGGTAATCGGACTGTGCACTGTGAAACTGCCAAAGCTGGCTGTAGTTGATGACACTGAGTTGATCCCAGCAGGACTGCAAACTGAAGAAGTCATGTTCAGAGGGCTGCAAACAGAAGGACTTTTCTCATGACACAGGATGGGGCTTTTAACAATAGAGCGCATGATATTACCATTCACAGAATTTCCAGAGTCAGATATAAATGATCTCAAGGACCTGTTCACACTGTTTAAAGTAGAAGGGCGATGgccattttctttgtaaaattttacCAGCTGTTCGACATTTTGATAAATTTTTGCTGGACTTATGCTTCTTCCTTGCTGATTCTGCGGATCATAGGCAAAATCAGCATCTCTTATTGAGTCCATGTATAAACCCATAGATTCAGCTACAGTTGCTGACAGTTCCTTAGATTCCAACTCTGTTTTAATATCAGATGTTAAAATCCCAGACTGATTACTGTCTTGCTGAAGGCAAGGGAGTagttcatgtttttctttgctgtttcctTGAGTACTGTTGTTTGGAATAGCACCGGAAACACAGCTCACATTTATAATCTCCATATAGCTATTCTGATCACTCTGTTCTCCAGACCCCAAAGAAGAATGTTCCGCAGACTGAGAAACTGGACCCCAGCGTCGTTCCATATCTAGGCCTTCAGGAAAACTGTGGTAGCCTTTGGTCTCCATAACTAGCAAATAAATTTGTTAAATAAAAGAAGTTAATGCAAGTAACATGAATTctaaatgaaatatattataaaattccATATA
This genomic interval carries:
- the NR3C2 gene encoding mineralocorticoid receptor isoform X3, with amino-acid sequence METKGYHSFPEGLDMERRWGPVSQSAEHSSLGSGEQSDQNSYMEIINVSCVSGAIPNNSTQGNSKEKHELLPCLQQDSNQSGILTSDIKTELESKELSATVAESMGLYMDSIRDADFAYDPQNQQGRSISPAKIYQNVEQLVKFYKENGHRPSTLNSVNRSLRSFISDSGNSVNGNIMRSIVKSPILCHEKSPSVCSPLNMTSSVCSPAGINSVSSTTASFGSFTVHSPITQGTPLPCSPNVENRSSVSHSPAHASNVGSPLSSPISSMKSPISSPPSHCSVKSPVSSPSNVTMRSSVSSPANINNSRCSVSSPSNTNNRSTLSSPAASTVGSSICSPGNNAFSFAASATSVGSSTTQDVVPSPETNERGAQEVTFPKTEEIENSISNNGVASQLNIVQYIKSEPDGAFSSSCLGANSKVNSDSQFSVPVKQESAKHSCSGTSFKGNQTVNPFPFMDGSYFSFMDDKDYYSLSGILGPPVSSFDGSCEGSGFPNPGLPMGIKQELDDGSYYQENSLPSSAIVGVNSGGQSFHYRIGAQGTISLSRPIGRDQSFSHLSSFPPVNTLVESWKSHSDLSSRRNDGYPVLEYIPENVSSSSLRSVSTTSSRPSKICLVCGDEASGCHYGVVTCGSCKVFFKRAVEGKCSWQHNYLCAGRNDCIIDKIRRKNCPACRLQKCLQAGMNLGARKSKKLGKLKGIHEEQQPPQQAPPPPPQSPEEGTTYIAPVKEPSVNTALVPQLSTISRALTPSPSMILESIEPEVVYAGYDSSKPDTAENLLSTLNRLAGKQMIQVVKWAKVLPGFKNLPLEDQITLIQYSWMCLSSFALSWRSYKHTNSQFLYFAPDLVFNEEKMRQSAMYELCQGMHQISLQFVRLQLTFEEYTIMKVLLLLSTIPKDGLKSQVAFEEMRTNYIKELRKMVTKCPSNSGQSWQRFYQLTKLLDSMHDLVSDLLEFCFYTFRESQALKVEFPAMLVEIISDQLPKVESGNAKPLYFHRK
- the NR3C2 gene encoding mineralocorticoid receptor isoform X5; protein product: METKGYHSFPEGLDMERRWGPVSQSAEHSSLGSGEQSDQNSYMEIINVSCVSGAIPNNSTQGNSKEKHELLPCLQQDSNQSGILTSDIKTELESKELSATVAESMGLYMDSIRDADFAYDPQNQQGRSISPAKIYQNVEQLVKFYKENGHRPSTLNSVNRSLRSFISDSGNSVNGNIMRSIVKSPILCHEKSPSVCSPLNMTSSVCSPAGINSVSSTTASFGSFTVHSPITQGTPLPCSPNVENRSSVSHSPAHASNVGSPLSSPISSMKSPISSPPSHCSVKSPVSSPSNVTMRSSVSSPANINNSRCSVSSPSNTNNRSTLSSPAASTVGSSICSPGNNAFSFAASATSVGSSTTQDVVPSPETNERGAQEVTFPKTEEIENSISNNGVASQLNIVQYIKSEPDGAFSSSCLGANSKVNSDSQFSVPVKQESAKHSCSGTSFKGNQTVNPFPFMDGSYFSFMDDKDYYSLSGILGPPVSSFDGSCEGSGFPNPGLPMGIKQELDDGSYYQENSLPSSAIVGVNSGGQSFHYRIGAQGTISLSRPIGRDQSFSHLSSFPPVNTLVESWKSHSDLSSRRNDGYPVLEYIPENVSSSSLRSVSTTSSRPSKICLVCGDEASGCHYGVVTCGSCKVFFKRAVEGQHNYLCAGRNDCIIDKIRRKNCPACRLQKCLQAGMNLGARKSKKLGKLKGIHEEQQPPQQAPPPPPQSPEEGTTYIAPVKEPSVNTALVPQLSTISRALTPSPSMILESIEPEVVYAGYDSSKPDTAENLLSTLNRLAGKQMIQVVKWAKVLPGFKNLPLEDQITLIQYSWMCLSSFALSWRSYKHTNSQFLYFAPDLVFNEEKMRQSAMYELCQGMHQISLQFVRLQLTFEEYTIMKVLLLLSTIPKDGLKSQVAFEEMRTNYIKELRKMVTKCPSNSGQSWQRFYQLTKLLDSMHDLVSDLLEFCFYTFRESQALKVEFPAMLVEIISDQLPKVESGNAKPLYFHRK
- the NR3C2 gene encoding mineralocorticoid receptor isoform X4; translation: MTRNGLIGCCPGHLCVKVGSNGKRIRCPHFPLGKRLCRGFNRPSADWRQQVMETKGYHSFPEGLDMERRWGPVSQSAEHSSLGSGEQSDQNSYMEIINVSCVSGAIPNNSTQGNSKEKHELLPCLQQDSNQSGILTSDIKTELESKELSATVAESMGLYMDSIRDADFAYDPQNQQGRSISPAKIYQNVEQLVKFYKENGHRPSTLNSVNRSLRSFISDSGNSVNGNIMRSIVKSPILCHEKSPSVCSPLNMTSSVCSPAGINSVSSTTASFGSFTVHSPITQGTPLPCSPNVENRSSVSHSPAHASNVGSPLSSPISSMKSPISSPPSHCSVKSPVSSPSNVTMRSSVSSPANINNSRCSVSSPSNTNNRSTLSSPAASTVGSSICSPGNNAFSFAASATSVGSSTTQDVVPSPETNERGAQEVTFPKTEEIENSISNNGVASQLNIVQYIKSEPDGAFSSSCLGANSKVNSDSQFSVPVKQESAKHSCSGTSFKGNQTVNPFPFMDGSYFSFMDDKDYYSLSGILGPPVSSFDGSCEGSGFPNPGLPMGIKQELDDGSYYQENSLPSSAIVGVNSGGQSFHYRIGAQGTISLSRPIGRDQSFSHLSSFPPVNTLVESWKSHSDLSSRRNDGYPVLEYIPENVSSSSLRSVSTTSSRPSKICLVCGDEASGCHYGVVTCGSCKVFFKRAVEGKCSWQHNYLCAGRNDCIIDKIRRKNCPACRLQKCLQAGMNLGARKSKKLGKLKGIHEEQQPPQQAPPPPPQSPEEGTTYIAPVKEPSVNTALVPQLSTISRALTPSPSMILESIEPEVVYAGYDSSKPDTAENLLSTLNRLAGKQMIQVVKWAKVLPGFKNLPLEDQITLIQYSWMCLSSFALSWRSYKHTNSQFLYFAPDLVFNEEKMRQSAMYELCQGMHQISLQFVRLQLTFEEYTIMKVLLLLSTIPKDGLKSQVAFEEMRTNYIKELRKMVTKCPSNSGQSWQRFYQLTKLLDSMHD
- the NR3C2 gene encoding mineralocorticoid receptor isoform X1 — its product is MTRNGLIGCCPGHLCVKVGSNGKRIRCPHFPLGKRLCRGFNRPSADWRQQVMETKGYHSFPEGLDMERRWGPVSQSAEHSSLGSGEQSDQNSYMEIINVSCVSGAIPNNSTQGNSKEKHELLPCLQQDSNQSGILTSDIKTELESKELSATVAESMGLYMDSIRDADFAYDPQNQQGRSISPAKIYQNVEQLVKFYKENGHRPSTLNSVNRSLRSFISDSGNSVNGNIMRSIVKSPILCHEKSPSVCSPLNMTSSVCSPAGINSVSSTTASFGSFTVHSPITQGTPLPCSPNVENRSSVSHSPAHASNVGSPLSSPISSMKSPISSPPSHCSVKSPVSSPSNVTMRSSVSSPANINNSRCSVSSPSNTNNRSTLSSPAASTVGSSICSPGNNAFSFAASATSVGSSTTQDVVPSPETNERGAQEVTFPKTEEIENSISNNGVASQLNIVQYIKSEPDGAFSSSCLGANSKVNSDSQFSVPVKQESAKHSCSGTSFKGNQTVNPFPFMDGSYFSFMDDKDYYSLSGILGPPVSSFDGSCEGSGFPNPGLPMGIKQELDDGSYYQENSLPSSAIVGVNSGGQSFHYRIGAQGTISLSRPIGRDQSFSHLSSFPPVNTLVESWKSHSDLSSRRNDGYPVLEYIPENVSSSSLRSVSTTSSRPSKICLVCGDEASGCHYGVVTCGSCKVFFKRAVEGKCSWQHNYLCAGRNDCIIDKIRRKNCPACRLQKCLQAGMNLGARKSKKLGKLKGIHEEQQPPQQAPPPPPQSPEEGTTYIAPVKEPSVNTALVPQLSTISRALTPSPSMILESIEPEVVYAGYDSSKPDTAENLLSTLNRLAGKQMIQVVKWAKVLPGFKNLPLEDQITLIQYSWMCLSSFALSWRSYKHTNSQFLYFAPDLVFNEEKMRQSAMYELCQGMHQISLQFVRLQLTFEEYTIMKVLLLLSTIPKDGLKSQVAFEEMRTNYIKELRKMVTKCPSNSGQSWQRFYQLTKLLDSMHDLVSDLLEFCFYTFRESQALKVEFPAMLVEIISDQLPKVESGNAKPLYFHRK
- the NR3C2 gene encoding mineralocorticoid receptor isoform X2; protein product: MTRNGLIGCCPGHLCVKVGSNGKRIRCPHFPLGKRLCRGFNRPSADWRQQVMETKGYHSFPEGLDMERRWGPVSQSAEHSSLGSGEQSDQNSYMEIINVSCVSGAIPNNSTQGNSKEKHELLPCLQQDSNQSGILTSDIKTELESKELSATVAESMGLYMDSIRDADFAYDPQNQQGRSISPAKIYQNVEQLVKFYKENGHRPSTLNSVNRSLRSFISDSGNSVNGNIMRSIVKSPILCHEKSPSVCSPLNMTSSVCSPAGINSVSSTTASFGSFTVHSPITQGTPLPCSPNVENRSSVSHSPAHASNVGSPLSSPISSMKSPISSPPSHCSVKSPVSSPSNVTMRSSVSSPANINNSRCSVSSPSNTNNRSTLSSPAASTVGSSICSPGNNAFSFAASATSVGSSTTQDVVPSPETNERGAQEVTFPKTEEIENSISNNGVASQLNIVQYIKSEPDGAFSSSCLGANSKVNSDSQFSVPVKQESAKHSCSGTSFKGNQTVNPFPFMDGSYFSFMDDKDYYSLSGILGPPVSSFDGSCEGSGFPNPGLPMGIKQELDDGSYYQENSLPSSAIVGVNSGGQSFHYRIGAQGTISLSRPIGRDQSFSHLSSFPPVNTLVESWKSHSDLSSRRNDGYPVLEYIPENVSSSSLRSVSTTSSRPSKICLVCGDEASGCHYGVVTCGSCKVFFKRAVEGQHNYLCAGRNDCIIDKIRRKNCPACRLQKCLQAGMNLGARKSKKLGKLKGIHEEQQPPQQAPPPPPQSPEEGTTYIAPVKEPSVNTALVPQLSTISRALTPSPSMILESIEPEVVYAGYDSSKPDTAENLLSTLNRLAGKQMIQVVKWAKVLPGFKNLPLEDQITLIQYSWMCLSSFALSWRSYKHTNSQFLYFAPDLVFNEEKMRQSAMYELCQGMHQISLQFVRLQLTFEEYTIMKVLLLLSTIPKDGLKSQVAFEEMRTNYIKELRKMVTKCPSNSGQSWQRFYQLTKLLDSMHDLVSDLLEFCFYTFRESQALKVEFPAMLVEIISDQLPKVESGNAKPLYFHRK